In Haloarcula limicola, the genomic stretch TCCAGGAGGAGGTCGACGGCGTCGCTGATCTCGTACTCGCCGCGGTCGGAGGGCTGGACGAGGTGACAGGCGTGGAAGATCGCCGGCGTGAACGTGTAGAAACCGGTCATCACGAGGTTCGACGGCGGGTCGTCGGGCTTCTCGACGACGTTCGTTATCTCGCCGTACTTGTTGGTGTCACAGACGCCGTAGCGACTCGCCTCGTCCCAGGGCACCTCCTCGACGAGGAAGGCGGCGTCCGCGCGCTCCTCCTGCTGGCGGTTGACCACGTCGCGGAGGTTGGCCTCGAAGATGTTGTCGCCGAGCATCAGCATGAAGTCGTCGTCGATGTGCTCTTCGACGGTCAGCATCGCATGGGCTAACCCCTTCTGCTCGCGCTGGTGCGTATAGGTGATCGGGACGCCGTCGAAGCTGTCCTCGTAGTGGTTGATTATCGCCTGTTTCTTGTAGCCGACGACGACCAACAGCTCGTCGGCTCCCAGTTCGATCAGCTGTTCGAAGCAGTGCGTCAGGATGGGCTTGCCGTCGACCTCGACCATCCCCTTGGGCTTGTCCTCGGTGAGCGGGCGGAGGCGGCTCCCCTTCCCGGCCGCGAGTATCACAGCGTCCATCGTACTCGGAGTACGGAACCTGACCGGGGAAAGGTATAGTCCGCCTTCGCGGAGTAGCGGCCGGTTTCGACCGGGCTCTCGGCCGGGAACCGTCCGCCCGGAGACGGGTCCGTGTCCGACGAGTAGAGACTCGACTCGTCACGGTTCGACGGGTCGGTATCGTCTCCGACAGCCGCTAATACGCCGTTATCTCCCGTCCGGGGGCGGCTCGCTCCGCATAACAAAGTACGCCCGAAGCATGCGCGTAACTATGACACAGCAGTGGACTATCAGCGGCGACTACGTCGAGGCGTGCAACTGCGAGGTCGCCTGCCAGTGCGTCTGGCTCGAACCGCCGGACGACGACGTCTGTACCGTCTCGCTCGCATGGCACATCCGCGAGGGGAACTACGGGGACGTGGACCTGAGCGACCTCTCGGTCGGGATGCTCATCTCGACCGAGGAGGGGGTCATGTTCGACTCCGAAACCGAGTGGGACGTCGTCCTCATGATAGACGAGACGGCCGACGACGACCAGCGCGAGGCGATCGAGGACATCTACTTCGGCCGGGCCGGGGGTATCTGGGAACCGGTCGCCGACACGCACGTCAGGTCGGCCGAGACCGCCACCGTCCCGATCGAGTTCTCCCGGGACGGCGACGAATACGCCGTCGAGATCGGCGACGCCGTCACCATGGAAGCCCACGGGGCCGTCGGCTTTAACGACGAGGTCGGCACCATCTCACCGCATCCGCTGACGAAGAGCACGAAAGTCCAGACCGGCAAGTCGACGACGGCCACGGTGTCCTACGGCGACGGCGAGTTCGAGTGGGACGTCTCGGGCAACAACGCGTATCTCGGGGACTTCGAACTGGCGAACTCGTAGGTCATGGCCGACGACCGCCCCGGCGATACCGCCGACGACGGGGGAGGCGATGCGAGAAGCGTTTAGACGGCGGTTCGGGCTACAGCGCGCTCCGACGGTCGCGCTCGTCACCTACGTGATAGCGCTGCTCGCGTGGGTCGCCGTCGTCGAGCGCTGGCTCCCGATGGTGGGGTCGGACGGCGGGATGGAGAT encodes the following:
- a CDS encoding DUF1326 domain-containing protein, which gives rise to MTQQWTISGDYVEACNCEVACQCVWLEPPDDDVCTVSLAWHIREGNYGDVDLSDLSVGMLISTEEGVMFDSETEWDVVLMIDETADDDQREAIEDIYFGRAGGIWEPVADTHVRSAETATVPIEFSRDGDEYAVEIGDAVTMEAHGAVGFNDEVGTISPHPLTKSTKVQTGKSTTATVSYGDGEFEWDVSGNNAYLGDFELANS
- the aglF gene encoding UTP--glucose-1-phosphate uridylyltransferase AglF translates to MDAVILAAGKGSRLRPLTEDKPKGMVEVDGKPILTHCFEQLIELGADELLVVVGYKKQAIINHYEDSFDGVPITYTHQREQKGLAHAMLTVEEHIDDDFMLMLGDNIFEANLRDVVNRQQEERADAAFLVEEVPWDEASRYGVCDTNKYGEITNVVEKPDDPPSNLVMTGFYTFTPAIFHACHLVQPSDRGEYEISDAVDLLLDSGRTIDAIRMNGWRNDIGYPEDRDEAERRLRDEPIAADADSESGEGDASAAQSGE